TCTCCCTTAGATGTTTGTGTTCTGCATTCatgttaacaattaacaatgtgCATCCACCTCTTCAAAGCTGCCATTTACTACTATACTAAGCTGCTGGATCACCCATTGGATCCTCTTTCTATGTCTTTTGACTTTGAGAATCATATGTGACCACCGACTTTATATAATTATAGCTAGCTTTTTTCAAGCTTCTCTAAGCTCATTTGTATTGTAATATTGATCCTTTTATCGCCTGTTTTCTCTCCTATGGAATGTATAACTCTCTTGATAATCATTTTCTTAAAACTACAGGCTCAGGATATTACTGATTTAGGCTCTCTGAATCAAGCAGCAAAGATCTTTATTCTAGGTATGGTTCCCCTCCTTTCTTTTCAAAACAGAATGGGGAATAACTAATAAGGTAGCCAAATCATTTTGTTAATACATGTCAGACATGCAACTGTTGCTTGATGTTGTTTTGCTGGTTCACAGCTTCCTGATTTGTTTGATGACTTGTTTTAGATTGTTCTTTAGCTTTTTCCTGGTGCcatgataatataaaaattgaGAGTTTTCACTGTAGTCTGAATCTCAGAAAAGGAGGGTGTAGCAGGTTCATCTTGCCCTTTCCCTCATAACTGTAGAGCAAAAGTGTAGTAAATGAGTGTAGGCCAACTAAAATATTGCTTATAACTTCAGTCTAAActacacccaaaaaaaaggaAGTGTGCCAGCTATGAGATCATCTCTTTGATCCATCAGAActgaaaaaattgttttttggcAACTGACAATAAGCTAGCTAGCAGATTTCTCAACCAAAACAGTTAAAATCAGAAATTGAGAAAGTACCTTGAGCTTCTTTTCTATATAGCGTGCATAGTCAGTCCACAAATCACTAGATATAGGAAACTCAGTGATAGCACGTTCATATAGAATCTGAACACGCGCAGGGTCACCTGCAGattcttcaaatttcaagtatCTCTGCAGAAACAAAATACATGTTAAAACCAATAAAGGGATAATTTGAGTTCAAGGGAGATAAACAAAATTCTTGCTACCCTCATTATCTTGATAGCTTCCTGTTCGTGCACCCAAAGATGTGAGATCAATCCCTCCAAATGCCATCCATCACCCTCCTCATTCCACCAAGCTGCTACACACTCATTCGCATCCACATTCGTAGGGGCCATAGTGCTAATTCGACCTCCAGGGAGATTTGGTAGCCACCTGGAGGTTGGTTGTTTCCATAGTGCTAATATCTTCACTTTCTGATAATATCTTCAGTGCATTTCCGTTAGTtgtttcctttctggtttgccTTCTCTATCTTGTTTCGTGCTTATGCTTGTAATGTGACAGGTTATAATGAAACTTAATAAAGGGATGAACGGAGCAAAAGGCCTTCCAATATAAAGTTTTCAAGTTCCTTGAAGGTTTCAGACTTTTGAGTCTATGACTTGTATATTCTAGACTCTAGATCACTCAGTGAGCTAACGACCAATTAGAGCCAGGATGAATTTCTTTTTCTCAATCAGATTTGCACTTTGCTTCTATATTTACGGAGTTTTCTGCTCATTGTAATTCTTGTTTATGTGAAAATGTTAAACTGATTTAACGTGTATGATTGTCACTTTGAGTGAATACCTATTATCCTATTTAGTGATTCATTCTTGTAGCAATTGAGTTGGTTTAATGACCTTTTTATTCATGGCTGATTGTGTTTCTTACTTTCTGAACAGGAACTAAAATATGAGTTACAGGACTAAAAGAACATTGGTAGCTATTGACGAAGGGTCGAGCATTGCTGCATCCAAGTCCCCAAAATCTTCTGATCCATCCACCCAAAACTGGGGACCGTTCAGTCCTCCAACACTTGGAGTGTCACAGACATTTGGGACGGTATCACAACCCATTAAGCAACCAGTAGCTGCTAAAAAAACCATGGTTGCACCACAATCATCCTTGCCTCGGCCTACTTCCATGGTTTCAAAGCCACAACTGAAGGCATTATCAAAACCATCCTTTACCCAGACAAAACCATCCTCTAAcccattacaacaaccaattccGCCCACTCTTACAGGAACAACACAAAGTAGATGGTATAAAGGACCTACGTTTCCCAATCTGACTAAAATTGCAACACAAAAAGCGTCAACATCGAATCCACACCAGCCTACTATGCAGCCTGTGTTGCAGCCTTTCAAAGCTACCTTGCAGCCTTCTTTGCAGCCTTTCAAAGCTTCCCAACAGCCTCAAACAGCTACCAATCAGCCTCAAAAAACTACCCATCAGCTTCACAAAGCTACACAACAGCCTCAAAAAGCTACACAACAGCCGGTATCTTCTTTTACAAGTGTCAAACCACATTTAGAGAAAAGAGCATTTGTTGCACCTTTGGGAGCAACAAAACATGTGATGTCACAATCTCCTACACCACCAGACACCATGGCAATGAAAAAGAGAACCGGGAAGCAAGAAGGTCAGTTGCCTCCAACATACATGCATGTGAGTGAGAATGCATTTCAACCTCTGCGATCTCCTCCATCCAATCAGGTTGAGAGTGAAGTTATGCCAAACTACAACTGGGACGAATTTGAAGAATCGGCTTCTGAGAGTGAAAATGAATTTGATCAAGGAGAAGGAAGTGATACTGCTGTGAAGAAAGCAACACTTCGACATCGAATCATTATTCCAAATTGGCCAGAATCGAGGGAGTTTGATGAGAAGGTGGAGGCTATAGCTATAGGTAAACATGTCTCTACATCAAATATGCAAACTGTAAATTATCGATCTTGGTGATTTTTTAGTCTGATTTAGCTCCTGTGACAGATGCTGATGGAATACGACATCTGGTAAAGGGACCAGTTCTGCCTCGAGACGTTTGGCATGATGCAAAGGGGTTCAGATACATTGTCAAGCTCAATGAATTCAACCAACCTATTCGAAAAGGTGGGAAGATCCTTGTGAGCTTCCTTGGAGATATTGCAAAAAATGATTCACTTTGTCCAGTGGGAGTCCCAAGTTGGCGTGCTGTGAACAATCAGTTAAAAACTAATGTTGTTACAATGATTCGGGTATGTGGATTTATTGTTCTTAACACTTATGTTAATTGTAGTTTTATTTTAGCTTGGTTAACTGTGTAATTAGCTTTAAATTTATTCTGTTTCCATCTGTGTTCATCAATCAGTTGCCCGTTTTTCAGGTTTTTATTTGGTCATGGGGGTTCCGACCCCGGGTTAAGTTTCTGCAGAATCACTAAGTTCACCTAgctagttctgatcagatcagacagatcagtctgatctgatctgatcagaactagctaggcaaattattttgttaacattgtaacttaatttttccttttttttttgaagaaacattttgtGTTACCTGATGGACCTCTAGTTAACAAGGCACTAGTGATGCGTATTGACAAACCATGGAACAATCATCGATACAAATTGAAGAGGGATTTTTTCGATCCAGTGAATAAATCTCGAGAAGAGAACTATGCCAACGTGCCTGATGGAGTGTCCACTAGGAGTTGGAcggaattggtagattattggcttTTACCAGAGGCCATGGTTTGTGACCCCAAAATATCCTAAATTTAGTAAGTTTTATTTGTTTCACCTATATATGCTAACATTGGTTTCATGAAActaggaaaaatctgaaatgggAAAAAATGCTCGAGCTTTACAAGGCAATAAGCACAACAGTGGTGCTACAAGCTTTGCTAATCGAAGAGTTGATATGGTATGCTTTTCAACCTAACTATTTGGTTTGTAGCATTTCAATTGCTATAGGTGCTaagtctaaaattcataaacaaatAAGAGTGATATAAaagtctaaaattcataaacaaatAAGAGTAATATTTACTCGTAT
This Spinacia oleracea cultivar Varoflay chromosome 6, BTI_SOV_V1, whole genome shotgun sequence DNA region includes the following protein-coding sequences:
- the LOC130464094 gene encoding uncharacterized protein, yielding MQPVLQPFKATLQPSLQPFKASQQPQTATNQPQKTTHQLHKATQQPQKATQQPVSSFTSVKPHLEKRAFVAPLGATKHVMSQSPTPPDTMAMKKRTGKQEGQLPPTYMHVSENAFQPLRSPPSNQVESEVMPNYNWDEFEESASESENEFDQGEGSDTAVKKATLRHRIIIPNWPESREFDEKVEAIAIDADGIRHLVKGPVLPRDVWHDAKGFRYIVKLNEFNQPIRKGGKILVSFLGDIAKNDSLCPVGVPSWRAVNNQLKTNVVTMIRKHFVLPDGPLVNKALVMRIDKPWNNHRYKLKRDFFDPVNKSREENYANVPDGVSTRSWTELVDYWLLPEAMEKSEMGKNARALQGNKHNSGATSFANRRVDMKEKKGVFSELAFFKSVYAKEDGSFKEGTLPHQFVEDANKKVQENLASSSSSKPVIEIENAVFNELMYKGEVPKRPLNYGFGVKQSDIFGVEGLLRKEGSSYVNNNAMEVENMKGEISVVKKQNEDLAQQNQVLNTKFEETTQSFKMIASFLGQVLKEVRKGNVSSNLLDGAESAINMITDDSGGNGDNQAEK